From Lycium ferocissimum isolate CSIRO_LF1 chromosome 12, AGI_CSIRO_Lferr_CH_V1, whole genome shotgun sequence, one genomic window encodes:
- the LOC132040743 gene encoding small polypeptide DEVIL 3-like, whose product MNMGSTAAVGGDKKFTCKNVREYVKEQRGRLFIIRRCIVMLLCWHD is encoded by the coding sequence ATGAATATGGGAAGTACTGCAGCAGTGGGAGGTGATAAGAAGTTTACATGTAAAAATGTAAGAGAGTATGTAAAAGAGCAAAGGGGTAGGCTATTCATAATTCGAAGATGTATTGTTATGCTTCTCTGTTGGCATGACTAG